One Oncorhynchus keta strain PuntledgeMale-10-30-2019 chromosome 23, Oket_V2, whole genome shotgun sequence DNA segment encodes these proteins:
- the LOC118402122 gene encoding ras GTPase-activating protein nGAP-like isoform X5 produces MMGNSCDREVSAERSPRRRSITGLGNSEKNISLDVPNSSPFKVPGFFSKRLKGSIKRTKSQTKLDRNTSFRLPSLRPSENDRSRGLPKLKESCSHESLLSPGSAVEALDLGMEEDVYVKPLHSSILGQEFCFEVTYSGGSKCFSCSSASERDKWMENLRRTVQPNKDNCRRTENVLRLWIIEAKDLPPKKKYFCELCLDDILYARTTSKTRADCLFWGEHFEFYSLPSVRSITVHIYKDVDKKKKKDKNNYVGLVNIPIGGVTGRQFVEKWYPVSTPTTNKGKGGGPSIRIKSRFQTISILPMEQYKEFAEFITNNYTMLCSVLEPVISVKNKEEMACALVHILQSTGRAKDFLTDLVMSEVDRCADHDVLIFRENTLATKAIEEYLKLVGQKYLHDALGEFIKALYESDENCEVDPGKCSSSELPEHQSNLKMCCELAFCKIINSYCVFPRELKEVFAAWKQQCLTRGNQDISKRLISASLFLRFLCPAIMSPSLFSLMQEYPDDRTSRTLTLIAKVIQNLANFAKFGNKEEYMAFMNDFLEHEWAGMMRFLTEISNPETISNTPGFEGYIDLGRELSVLHSLLWDVVSQLDKGENSFLQATVAKLGPLPRILGDIARSLSSPTPIQQQLRRFQDYSSSHNISGSVSSGLQRIFEDPADSEVDRIKSPVQEHVTNGLHRGKHPLLGQQPSGHSMSFSDKDERESLLPNGRSISLVDLQDTHMVQSGKGPLPLHNAPPKLSRVGSQLSIGHPHQATTSQSHQALHQKPSLQDNLPQSAPQVRRPLHPSLSQQRSLQPLSFQNPVYHLSNQTQQQHTSVHSTTHSVHSHSVHSLQPDSSSENLSTDSSRSHSNSEVEFGGGSQGGKGGRVPSNSSLEEFSRRSTQSEDCSTPRRHNLPDHHRGAHAVAVPRQSSTAHIVRVEQQSRSGGSGGARTPRSLPRSLPHSASLRSSSSINTEPMPIPIQAQPGTGGRSHHQSTCSMESPVPPVRSVAKQQTPPQVASPVEPVTMSPVERTAAWVLNNGQFEDEAAPADQSREDSRHAKKYEQEISKLKERLRVSSRCLEEYERRLLAQEQQMQKLLMEYKARLEDSEERLRRQQEEKDNQMKSIICRLIAVEEELKRDHAEMQAVIDAKQKIIDAQEKRISSLDAANSRLMSALTQVKERYSMQNLRNGLSPTNPTKLSITENGEFKNSSC; encoded by the exons ATGATGGGGAACAGCTGTGACCGAG AGGTGTCTGCTGAGAGGTCCCCCAGGAGGCGGAGTATCACAGGCCTGGGGAATTCAGAGAAGAACATATCCCTGGACGTACCCAACTCATCTCCCTTCAAAGTACCG GGGTTTTTCAGCAAACGACTGAAGGGATCCATAAAGCGGACGAAGAGTCAGACCAAACTGGACCGCAACACCAGCTTCAGGCTGCCCTCCCTGAGACCTTCAGAAAATGACAG ATCCCGAGGGCTTCCTAAGTTAAAGGAGTCGTGTTCTCACGAGTCCCTGCTCAGCCCGGGCAGTGCAGTAGAAGCCCTGGATCTGGGAATGGAGGAAGATGTCTATGTCAAACCTCTCCACAGTAGCATATTGGGACAGGAGTTCTGCTTCGAG GTGACCTACTCAGGAGGAAGTAAGTGTTTCAGCTGCTcctcagcctcagagagagacaaatggatggaGAACCTGAGGAGGACGGTCCAGCCAAACAAG GATAACTGCAGACGAACTGAGAATGTCCTCCGGCTATGGATCATCGAAGCCAAGGACCTGCCTCCCAAGAAGAAGTACTTCTGTGAACTGTGCCTGGATGATATTCTATACGCCCGCACCACCAGCAAAACCCGGGCCGACTGCCTGTTCTGGGGGGAACACTTTGAGTTCTACAGCCTGCCTTCTGTCCGTAGCATCACCGTGCACATCTACAAGGACGtggacaagaagaagaagaaggacaaGAACAACTACGTGGGCCTGGTCAACATCCCCATCGGCGGGGTGACAGGGAGGCAGTTTGTGGAGAAGTGGTACCCAGTCAGCACCCCCACCACCAACAAGGGTAAAGGAGGAGGGCCATCGATCCGAATCAAGTCCCGCTTCCAGACCATCTCTATCCTGCCCATGGAGCAGTATAAGGAGTTTGCAGAGTTCATCACTAACAACTACACCATGCTGTGTTCTGTTCTGGAGCCGGTGATCAGTGTGAAGAACAAGGAGGAGATGGCCTGTGCCCTGGTTCACATCCTACAGAGCACCGGACGGGCCAAG gaCTTCCTGACAGATCTAGTGATGTCTGAGGTGGACCGCTGTGCAGACCACGACGTCTTGATCTTCAGAGAGAACACTCTGGCCACCAAGGCCATAGAGGAGTACCTCAAACTGGTGGGACAGAAGTACCTGCATGATGCACTAG GAGAGTTCATCAAAGCGTTGTATGAGTCAGATGAGAACTGTGAGGTGGACCCGGGGAAGTGCTCCAGTAGTGAACTCCCTGAGCACCAGAGCAACCTGAAGATGTGCTGCGAGCTGGCCTTCTGCAAGATCATCAACTCCTACTG TGTGTTCCCGCGGGAGCTAAAGGAGGTGTTTGCAGCGTGGAAGCAGCAGTGTCTGACCCGAGGGAACCAGGACATTAGCAAGCGCCTCATCAGCGCCTCCTTGTTCCTCCGCTTCCTCTGTCCCGCCATCATGTCCCCCTCGCTCTTCAGCCTCATGCAGGAGTACCCCGACGACCGCACTTCCCGTACCCTCACCCTCATCGCCAAGGTCATTCAGAACCTGGCCAACTTCGCCAA GTTTGGCAACAAAGAGGAGTACATGGCATTCATGAACGACTTCCTGGAGCATGAATGGGCAGGTATGATGCGTTTCCTCACGGAGATCTCCAACCCAGAGACCATCTCCAACACGCCAGGATTCGAAGGTTACATCGACCTTGGCCgagagctgtctgtcctccactcgctCCTGTGGGACGTGGTGTCCCAGTTGGACAAG GGTGAAAATTCCTTCCTGCAGGCGACCGTAGCCAAGCTGGGCCCCCTGCCCCGCATCCTGGGGGACATAGCCCGCTCTCTGTCTAGCCCCACACCCATCCAGCAGCAGCTCCGACGCTTCCAGGACTACAGCTCCTCACACAACATCAGCGGCAGCGTCTCCTCAGGCCTGCAGAGGATATTCGAAGATCCGGCCGACAG TGAGGTTGACAGAATCAAGTCCCCAGTCCAAGAGCATGTTACGAACGGCCTTCACCGGGGGAAGCACCCTCTCCTGGGCCAGCAGCCGTCCGGCCATAGCATGAGCTTCTCAGAcaaggacgagagagagagcctcCTGCCCAACGGACGCAGCATCTCCCTGGTGGACCTTCAGGACACTCACATGGTCCAGAGTGGCAAGGGACCCCTCCCGCTCCACAATGCTCCTCCCAAACTGAGCAGGGTGGGCTCCCAGCTCTCTATCGGACACCCCCACCAGGCTACCACCTCACAGTCACACCAAGCCCTCCACCAGAAGCCCTCGTTACAGGACAACCTCCCCCAGAGTGCACCACAGGTGCGTCGGCCCCTGCACCCTTCCCTCAGCCAGCAGAGGAGCCTCCAGCCCCTGTCTTTCCAGAACCCTGTCTATCACCTTAGCAAccagacacaacaacaacacacatcagtaCACTCCACAACACACTCGGTCCACTCCCACTCGGTGCACTCCCTGCAGCCGGACTCCAGCTCTGAGAACCTGAGCACTGATAGCTCCCGCAGCCACAGCAACTCGGAGGTGGAGTTTGGAGGCGGGAGCCAGGGGGGGAAAGGTGGCAGGGTCCCGTCCAATAGCAGTCTGGAGGAGTTCAGCCGGCGGAGCACGCAGAGCGAAGACTGCTCCACGCCGCGCCGCCACAACCTGCCAGACCACCACAGAGGAGCCCACGCTGTAGCAGTGCCCAGGCAAAGCAGCACGGCCCACATCGTGAGGGTGGAGCAGCAGAGCCGCAGTGGGGGGAGTGGTGGGGCCCGGACGCCCCGCTCCCTGCCCCGCTCCCTGCCCCACAGCGCCTCTCTGCGCAGCAGTAGCTCCATCAACACAGAGCCCATGCCTATCCCCATCCAGGCCCAGCCAGGCACAGGAGGCCGCTCACACCACCAGTCCACCTGCTCCATGGAGAGCCCTGTGCCCCCCGTCAGGAGCGTTGCCAAGCAGCAGACGCCACCGCAG GTGGCGTCGCCAGTAGAGCCAGTCACCATGTCACCGGTAGAGAGGACAGCGGCGTGGGTACTGAATAACGGCCAGTTCGAGGACGAGGCGGCCCCCGCAGATCAGAGCAGGGAGGACAGCAGGCATGCCAAGAAG TATGAACAGGAGATCTCCAAGCTGAAGGAGCGCCTGCGGGTGTCTAGTCGGTGTCTGGAGGAGTACGAGAGACGTCTGCTGGCCCAGGAGCAGCAGATGCAGAAACTGCTGATGGAGTACAAGGCCCGACTGGAGGACAGCGAGGAGAGGCTGCGCCGgcagcaggaggagaaggacaacCAGATGAAGAGCATCATCTGCAG GTTAATTGCTGTAGAGGAGGAGCTGAAGAGAGACCATGCAGAGATGCAGGCTGTCATAGATGCCAAGCAGAAGATCATTGATGCACAG gAGAAGAGGATAAGCTCCCTGGATGC
- the LOC118402122 gene encoding ras GTPase-activating protein nGAP-like isoform X6: MEYIWEVSAERSPRRRSITGLGNSEKNISLDVPNSSPFKVPGFFSKRLKGSIKRTKSQTKLDRNTSFRLPSLRPSENDRSRGLPKLKESCSHESLLSPGSAVEALDLGMEEDVYVKPLHSSILGQEFCFEVTYSGGSKCFSCSSASERDKWMENLRRTVQPNKDNCRRTENVLRLWIIEAKDLPPKKKYFCELCLDDILYARTTSKTRADCLFWGEHFEFYSLPSVRSITVHIYKDVDKKKKKDKNNYVGLVNIPIGGVTGRQFVEKWYPVSTPTTNKGKGGGPSIRIKSRFQTISILPMEQYKEFAEFITNNYTMLCSVLEPVISVKNKEEMACALVHILQSTGRAKDFLTDLVMSEVDRCADHDVLIFRENTLATKAIEEYLKLVGQKYLHDALGEFIKALYESDENCEVDPGKCSSSELPEHQSNLKMCCELAFCKIINSYCVFPRELKEVFAAWKQQCLTRGNQDISKRLISASLFLRFLCPAIMSPSLFSLMQEYPDDRTSRTLTLIAKVIQNLANFAKFGNKEEYMAFMNDFLEHEWAGMMRFLTEISNPETISNTPGFEGYIDLGRELSVLHSLLWDVVSQLDKGENSFLQATVAKLGPLPRILGDIARSLSSPTPIQQQLRRFQDYSSSHNISGSVSSGLQRIFEDPADSEVDRIKSPVQEHVTNGLHRGKHPLLGQQPSGHSMSFSDKDERESLLPNGRSISLVDLQDTHMVQSGKGPLPLHNAPPKLSRVGSQLSIGHPHQATTSQSHQALHQKPSLQDNLPQSAPQVRRPLHPSLSQQRSLQPLSFQNPVYHLSNQTQQQHTSVHSTTHSVHSHSVHSLQPDSSSENLSTDSSRSHSNSEVEFGGGSQGGKGGRVPSNSSLEEFSRRSTQSEDCSTPRRHNLPDHHRGAHAVAVPRQSSTAHIVRVEQQSRSGGSGGARTPRSLPRSLPHSASLRSSSSINTEPMPIPIQAQPGTGGRSHHQSTCSMESPVPPVRSVAKQQTPPQVASPVEPVTMSPVERTAAWVLNNGQFEDEAAPADQSREDSRHAKKYEQEISKLKERLRVSSRCLEEYERRLLAQEQQMQKLLMEYKARLEDSEERLRRQQEEKDNQMKSIICRLIAVEEELKRDHAEMQAVIDAKQKIIDAQEKRISSLDAANSRLMSALTQVKERYSMQNLRNGLSPTNPTKLSITENGEFKNSSC; encoded by the exons AGGTGTCTGCTGAGAGGTCCCCCAGGAGGCGGAGTATCACAGGCCTGGGGAATTCAGAGAAGAACATATCCCTGGACGTACCCAACTCATCTCCCTTCAAAGTACCG GGGTTTTTCAGCAAACGACTGAAGGGATCCATAAAGCGGACGAAGAGTCAGACCAAACTGGACCGCAACACCAGCTTCAGGCTGCCCTCCCTGAGACCTTCAGAAAATGACAG ATCCCGAGGGCTTCCTAAGTTAAAGGAGTCGTGTTCTCACGAGTCCCTGCTCAGCCCGGGCAGTGCAGTAGAAGCCCTGGATCTGGGAATGGAGGAAGATGTCTATGTCAAACCTCTCCACAGTAGCATATTGGGACAGGAGTTCTGCTTCGAG GTGACCTACTCAGGAGGAAGTAAGTGTTTCAGCTGCTcctcagcctcagagagagacaaatggatggaGAACCTGAGGAGGACGGTCCAGCCAAACAAG GATAACTGCAGACGAACTGAGAATGTCCTCCGGCTATGGATCATCGAAGCCAAGGACCTGCCTCCCAAGAAGAAGTACTTCTGTGAACTGTGCCTGGATGATATTCTATACGCCCGCACCACCAGCAAAACCCGGGCCGACTGCCTGTTCTGGGGGGAACACTTTGAGTTCTACAGCCTGCCTTCTGTCCGTAGCATCACCGTGCACATCTACAAGGACGtggacaagaagaagaagaaggacaaGAACAACTACGTGGGCCTGGTCAACATCCCCATCGGCGGGGTGACAGGGAGGCAGTTTGTGGAGAAGTGGTACCCAGTCAGCACCCCCACCACCAACAAGGGTAAAGGAGGAGGGCCATCGATCCGAATCAAGTCCCGCTTCCAGACCATCTCTATCCTGCCCATGGAGCAGTATAAGGAGTTTGCAGAGTTCATCACTAACAACTACACCATGCTGTGTTCTGTTCTGGAGCCGGTGATCAGTGTGAAGAACAAGGAGGAGATGGCCTGTGCCCTGGTTCACATCCTACAGAGCACCGGACGGGCCAAG gaCTTCCTGACAGATCTAGTGATGTCTGAGGTGGACCGCTGTGCAGACCACGACGTCTTGATCTTCAGAGAGAACACTCTGGCCACCAAGGCCATAGAGGAGTACCTCAAACTGGTGGGACAGAAGTACCTGCATGATGCACTAG GAGAGTTCATCAAAGCGTTGTATGAGTCAGATGAGAACTGTGAGGTGGACCCGGGGAAGTGCTCCAGTAGTGAACTCCCTGAGCACCAGAGCAACCTGAAGATGTGCTGCGAGCTGGCCTTCTGCAAGATCATCAACTCCTACTG TGTGTTCCCGCGGGAGCTAAAGGAGGTGTTTGCAGCGTGGAAGCAGCAGTGTCTGACCCGAGGGAACCAGGACATTAGCAAGCGCCTCATCAGCGCCTCCTTGTTCCTCCGCTTCCTCTGTCCCGCCATCATGTCCCCCTCGCTCTTCAGCCTCATGCAGGAGTACCCCGACGACCGCACTTCCCGTACCCTCACCCTCATCGCCAAGGTCATTCAGAACCTGGCCAACTTCGCCAA GTTTGGCAACAAAGAGGAGTACATGGCATTCATGAACGACTTCCTGGAGCATGAATGGGCAGGTATGATGCGTTTCCTCACGGAGATCTCCAACCCAGAGACCATCTCCAACACGCCAGGATTCGAAGGTTACATCGACCTTGGCCgagagctgtctgtcctccactcgctCCTGTGGGACGTGGTGTCCCAGTTGGACAAG GGTGAAAATTCCTTCCTGCAGGCGACCGTAGCCAAGCTGGGCCCCCTGCCCCGCATCCTGGGGGACATAGCCCGCTCTCTGTCTAGCCCCACACCCATCCAGCAGCAGCTCCGACGCTTCCAGGACTACAGCTCCTCACACAACATCAGCGGCAGCGTCTCCTCAGGCCTGCAGAGGATATTCGAAGATCCGGCCGACAG TGAGGTTGACAGAATCAAGTCCCCAGTCCAAGAGCATGTTACGAACGGCCTTCACCGGGGGAAGCACCCTCTCCTGGGCCAGCAGCCGTCCGGCCATAGCATGAGCTTCTCAGAcaaggacgagagagagagcctcCTGCCCAACGGACGCAGCATCTCCCTGGTGGACCTTCAGGACACTCACATGGTCCAGAGTGGCAAGGGACCCCTCCCGCTCCACAATGCTCCTCCCAAACTGAGCAGGGTGGGCTCCCAGCTCTCTATCGGACACCCCCACCAGGCTACCACCTCACAGTCACACCAAGCCCTCCACCAGAAGCCCTCGTTACAGGACAACCTCCCCCAGAGTGCACCACAGGTGCGTCGGCCCCTGCACCCTTCCCTCAGCCAGCAGAGGAGCCTCCAGCCCCTGTCTTTCCAGAACCCTGTCTATCACCTTAGCAAccagacacaacaacaacacacatcagtaCACTCCACAACACACTCGGTCCACTCCCACTCGGTGCACTCCCTGCAGCCGGACTCCAGCTCTGAGAACCTGAGCACTGATAGCTCCCGCAGCCACAGCAACTCGGAGGTGGAGTTTGGAGGCGGGAGCCAGGGGGGGAAAGGTGGCAGGGTCCCGTCCAATAGCAGTCTGGAGGAGTTCAGCCGGCGGAGCACGCAGAGCGAAGACTGCTCCACGCCGCGCCGCCACAACCTGCCAGACCACCACAGAGGAGCCCACGCTGTAGCAGTGCCCAGGCAAAGCAGCACGGCCCACATCGTGAGGGTGGAGCAGCAGAGCCGCAGTGGGGGGAGTGGTGGGGCCCGGACGCCCCGCTCCCTGCCCCGCTCCCTGCCCCACAGCGCCTCTCTGCGCAGCAGTAGCTCCATCAACACAGAGCCCATGCCTATCCCCATCCAGGCCCAGCCAGGCACAGGAGGCCGCTCACACCACCAGTCCACCTGCTCCATGGAGAGCCCTGTGCCCCCCGTCAGGAGCGTTGCCAAGCAGCAGACGCCACCGCAG GTGGCGTCGCCAGTAGAGCCAGTCACCATGTCACCGGTAGAGAGGACAGCGGCGTGGGTACTGAATAACGGCCAGTTCGAGGACGAGGCGGCCCCCGCAGATCAGAGCAGGGAGGACAGCAGGCATGCCAAGAAG TATGAACAGGAGATCTCCAAGCTGAAGGAGCGCCTGCGGGTGTCTAGTCGGTGTCTGGAGGAGTACGAGAGACGTCTGCTGGCCCAGGAGCAGCAGATGCAGAAACTGCTGATGGAGTACAAGGCCCGACTGGAGGACAGCGAGGAGAGGCTGCGCCGgcagcaggaggagaaggacaacCAGATGAAGAGCATCATCTGCAG GTTAATTGCTGTAGAGGAGGAGCTGAAGAGAGACCATGCAGAGATGCAGGCTGTCATAGATGCCAAGCAGAAGATCATTGATGCACAG gAGAAGAGGATAAGCTCCCTGGATGC